In a genomic window of Virgibacillus sp. SK37:
- a CDS encoding aldose epimerase family protein, which produces MHITSEQVVNKWKQYTLTNDQGMEVSILNFGGIITKLIAPDKDGNKENIVLGYENLEEYAENPNYFGAVVGRVAGRTANATFELNGRRYELDANEGKHHLHGGKHGFSHVVWHAETFSTDRAVGVKLTHESPDGESGYPGNVRVTVTYSLTNANELVIDYEADTDQPTVLAMTNHSYFNLRGNLKDSIAGHQVRISSNEFVELDKELIPTGHKLEVGETPFDFRHGRALQDGIVSEHVQNQLVGNGYDHYFIFQEDASKQVKVTEPISGRTMEIATDQPGMVMYTGNGLNEGLQLVGGSSQKHLGVCFETQGSPASLEHKGFPDIRLEAGETYKKKTTFRFDVE; this is translated from the coding sequence ATGCATATTACATCGGAACAGGTCGTAAATAAATGGAAGCAATATACACTTACAAACGATCAGGGCATGGAAGTTAGCATACTGAATTTTGGCGGAATTATTACGAAGCTTATCGCACCAGACAAAGATGGCAACAAGGAAAACATCGTCCTTGGTTATGAAAATCTGGAAGAATACGCAGAAAATCCAAATTACTTTGGCGCTGTGGTTGGCAGAGTTGCAGGCAGAACAGCAAATGCTACCTTTGAATTGAACGGTAGACGTTATGAGTTGGACGCAAATGAAGGCAAGCATCACTTACATGGCGGAAAACACGGATTCAGTCATGTTGTTTGGCACGCAGAAACCTTTTCTACAGACAGAGCGGTTGGTGTAAAACTCACCCATGAAAGCCCTGATGGCGAAAGTGGATACCCAGGGAATGTGCGTGTTACGGTGACTTATTCACTAACAAACGCAAATGAACTGGTAATAGACTACGAAGCAGATACGGATCAGCCGACAGTGTTGGCCATGACAAACCACAGTTATTTTAATCTTCGTGGCAATTTAAAAGACTCCATTGCCGGACATCAGGTTCGAATTTCAAGTAATGAATTTGTAGAATTAGATAAAGAACTGATCCCAACTGGGCATAAATTAGAGGTTGGCGAAACCCCATTTGACTTCCGCCATGGACGAGCATTGCAGGATGGGATCGTGTCAGAACATGTGCAGAACCAACTTGTCGGTAACGGGTATGATCATTACTTTATTTTTCAGGAGGATGCGTCGAAACAGGTGAAAGTAACCGAGCCAATCAGTGGGCGAACCATGGAGATTGCCACTGACCAACCAGGAATGGTCATGTACACTGGAAATGGACTGAATGAAGGATTGCAACTCGTTGGAGGCAGTTCCCAAAAGCACCTCGGCGTCTGTTTTGAAACACAAGGCTCCCCTGCTTCATTGGAGCATAAAGGCTTTCCTGACATACGACTTGAAGCTGGAGAAACATATAAGAAAAAGACAACTTTTCGATTTGATGTGGAGTGA
- a CDS encoding copper homeostasis protein CutC, with product MRQIKLEVIVQSKQEAIEALKLGADRLELVSAMKEGGLTPSYGTMKQVLENVEIPVQIMVRPHSYNFFYTEADFEVIVEDVKAIRELGGNRIVFGALNQDGTVNASMLKELINQFPEIDITFHRAFDEVTSQEEAYQTLCNYPSNVKRILTSGGKPNCMEGKEHLRKLVKLQQELGGPVIMPGSGLTPENIQEIKQTTEATEFHFGKSVRVEQSFANGFDEETVDGVLRVLKEG from the coding sequence ATGAGACAAATCAAACTCGAAGTCATTGTACAAAGTAAGCAGGAAGCAATCGAGGCACTAAAACTGGGGGCAGACCGCTTGGAACTGGTATCTGCCATGAAAGAAGGCGGTCTGACTCCTAGCTACGGAACAATGAAACAGGTATTGGAAAATGTAGAAATCCCTGTTCAAATTATGGTCCGCCCGCATAGTTATAACTTTTTTTATACAGAAGCGGATTTTGAGGTCATTGTTGAAGATGTGAAAGCCATTCGGGAACTGGGTGGAAATCGAATTGTATTTGGTGCTTTAAATCAAGATGGTACCGTCAATGCATCCATGTTGAAGGAGCTTATTAACCAATTCCCAGAAATCGACATTACTTTTCATCGCGCCTTTGATGAAGTCACTTCACAGGAAGAAGCATATCAAACCCTATGTAACTATCCTTCCAATGTAAAGAGGATTTTAACGTCAGGTGGAAAACCCAATTGTATGGAAGGAAAAGAGCATTTGCGTAAGCTGGTAAAATTGCAGCAAGAATTAGGTGGCCCAGTAATTATGCCGGGATCTGGACTTACACCAGAAAACATCCAGGAGATCAAGCAGACAACAGAAGCGACTGAGTTTCACTTTGGAAAATCTGTGCGTGTAGAGCAGTCATTTGCGAATGGGTTTGATGAGGAGACTGTTGATGGCGTATTGCGGGTGTTGAAAGAGGGATAG
- a CDS encoding mannitol-1-phosphate 5-dehydrogenase, with the protein MLAVHFGAGNIGRGFVGALLSQSGYHTLFVDVNETMIQELNQRDSYYVTLASETGETLTVRNISGVNSVTDSEKVVEAIATADIVTTAIGPNILPKIAGLIAKGIQQRLKTDGSPLNIIACENMIGGSSLLKEHVYTYLTEEEKQFCEENIGFPNAAVDRIVPNQKNEDILAVSVEPYFEWVVEKPAIKGAIPEFEGITYVEDLQPFIERKLFTVNTGHAAVAYVGKFLGYSTISDAMKDEKVQEIIHHALQESGEALVKTYLFDQEEHNRYIKKIIDRFKNPYISDEVTRVGRGPIRKLGPQDRLVRPALMYIDTVKQEPVYLATVIAAALNYTNDEDEEAVKLQTMIGELGYGGTLQAVSELEMSHPLIPLVIKEWNKLKKLV; encoded by the coding sequence ATGCTAGCAGTACATTTTGGAGCAGGTAATATTGGCCGTGGATTTGTAGGTGCATTGCTTTCTCAATCGGGCTATCACACTTTGTTTGTGGATGTGAATGAAACGATGATCCAGGAACTGAATCAGAGAGACTCCTATTACGTAACGTTAGCTTCAGAAACAGGAGAAACGTTAACAGTCAGGAATATATCAGGTGTAAACAGTGTTACCGATTCGGAAAAGGTAGTAGAAGCAATAGCCACTGCTGATATTGTAACAACAGCGATAGGACCAAATATTCTCCCGAAAATCGCGGGATTGATAGCGAAAGGCATTCAGCAACGTTTGAAGACAGATGGTTCGCCACTAAACATTATCGCCTGTGAAAATATGATAGGCGGCAGTAGTTTACTCAAGGAACATGTGTATACCTATCTTACAGAAGAAGAGAAGCAATTCTGTGAAGAAAATATTGGTTTCCCGAATGCTGCTGTCGACCGTATTGTTCCAAATCAAAAAAACGAAGATATTTTAGCCGTTTCTGTAGAGCCTTACTTTGAATGGGTGGTAGAAAAGCCAGCAATCAAAGGGGCAATTCCCGAGTTTGAAGGTATAACCTATGTAGAGGATCTACAGCCATTTATTGAGAGAAAGCTGTTTACTGTTAATACTGGTCATGCTGCAGTTGCTTATGTTGGCAAGTTTCTAGGGTATTCAACAATTAGTGATGCGATGAAAGATGAAAAAGTACAGGAAATAATTCATCATGCTTTGCAGGAATCAGGTGAGGCATTAGTGAAAACCTATCTCTTTGATCAAGAGGAGCATAACCGTTATATAAAGAAAATCATTGATCGTTTTAAAAATCCGTATATCTCAGATGAGGTAACTCGGGTAGGACGTGGGCCTATTCGAAAGCTGGGTCCACAGGATCGGCTTGTAAGACCAGCACTTATGTATATTGATACAGTAAAACAAGAACCAGTATACCTGGCAACAGTTATTGCTGCTGCGCTAAATTATACTAATGATGAAGATGAAGAAGCTGTTAAATTGCAAACGATGATTGGTGAGTTAGGGTATGGAGGTACATTACAAGCTGTATCTGAATTGGAGATGAGCCATCCACTTATTCCGCTTGTAATAAAAGAGTGGAATAAACTCAAAAAGTTAGTTTAG
- a CDS encoding PTS sugar transporter subunit IIA, with product MTKEILSMENIKLNAQFKNKEEAIRYTGEILVANGYVQPNYVEKMLEREEVTSTFMGNFVAIPHGTEDSKDEVIETGISVVITPEGVSFGDGNTVKILVGIAGKGDEHLEVLSKIAIVLSEEDNIESLVKSTSKEEIIRIFDEVN from the coding sequence ATGACGAAAGAAATTTTAAGCATGGAAAATATCAAATTAAATGCGCAATTTAAGAATAAAGAGGAAGCGATCCGTTACACAGGCGAAATTCTAGTGGCAAATGGATATGTACAGCCAAATTATGTAGAAAAAATGCTGGAGCGCGAGGAAGTAACTTCCACGTTTATGGGGAATTTTGTAGCCATCCCACATGGCACGGAAGATTCTAAAGATGAAGTCATTGAAACAGGGATATCTGTTGTAATCACTCCAGAAGGCGTGAGTTTTGGTGATGGAAATACTGTTAAGATTCTTGTCGGAATCGCAGGTAAAGGTGACGAGCATCTGGAAGTACTTTCTAAAATTGCGATTGTTCTTTCAGAAGAAGATAATATTGAAAGTCTAGTGAAAAGTACATCAAAGGAAGAAATAATTCGTATTTTTGATGAGGTGAATTAA
- a CDS encoding BglG family transcription antiterminator: MGKLYIASRERKLLSILLDARGEVKVKELAKLLNISDRTAHRDLNQVETTVAKFNLQLNRKQGIGIKLSGQEENIHRLQATIASLEQTDYTIEERHAIIFLILFEADEPVKLFTFANELNVTNATISHDLDQMEEHLNKYGLRVYRKRGLGVELEGTEAAKRKAISSFIADFLDPYEYITMAKETLNKQSSSPQNSISNRLLGLVNPQKLERIEEEVQQVVGKLLPNLADSAYIALVVHLALAVQRLEKGDHIKFDPKYLEELRTTNEFSTASQLIRRLEQSLHLYIPNDEIGYITMHLMGAKLRVEQNYMIEDSSMDTAYIAKELISYVSHRLHVGLSENFSLLNDLVTHLKPAVYRIKQGMNIKNPMLEEIVTDYEDLFELIKEAVTELFPEVDFPDDEIGYLVLHFASALLSGEWEVDLRALVICSSGIGTAKILASRLMQKIPEIKQVDNRSMFEVEDIKAGYDLVVSTIPLKEDENDYILVSPMLQQDEVERIKRWVRKQKLQKINKKKPQQEKGEQSNAYTEKLTVMQKYSGITIRLLDAFRITHLPEKASLLNVLEKACKQLADEKVITDEKKVIQKLIEREQISGLGIPDKSLALYHTRDDAIDKASFTVYALKEAVTVKGMDGSDQSITRILLMLAPKEIEQESLEVLSFLSSLLIQSDSITRLFESGKETEIREYLSEQFFNFIQQKA; encoded by the coding sequence GTGGGTAAGCTGTATATAGCATCTAGGGAACGCAAATTGCTGTCGATTTTATTGGACGCAAGAGGCGAAGTAAAGGTGAAAGAGCTGGCAAAGTTGCTGAATATCAGTGATCGTACAGCACATCGGGACTTAAATCAGGTCGAAACAACCGTTGCTAAATTTAATTTGCAATTAAACAGAAAGCAAGGAATAGGTATAAAGCTTTCTGGGCAGGAAGAAAATATTCACAGATTGCAAGCAACCATTGCCAGCTTAGAGCAAACCGATTACACCATAGAGGAAAGACATGCGATTATATTCCTCATCCTTTTTGAAGCAGATGAACCTGTTAAATTATTTACTTTTGCTAACGAGTTGAACGTAACAAATGCGACGATCAGCCATGACCTTGATCAAATGGAGGAACATTTGAATAAATACGGATTGCGGGTTTATCGGAAGCGTGGGCTAGGAGTAGAACTGGAAGGTACGGAAGCTGCTAAAAGAAAAGCGATCAGTAGTTTTATAGCTGATTTCCTTGATCCATATGAATATATAACAATGGCAAAAGAGACGCTTAATAAACAATCGAGCTCCCCACAAAATAGTATATCCAATCGGCTGCTTGGTCTTGTTAATCCGCAGAAGCTGGAACGGATTGAAGAAGAGGTTCAACAAGTTGTTGGTAAACTTTTACCCAACTTGGCGGATAGTGCCTATATTGCGCTCGTTGTTCATTTAGCTCTTGCAGTACAGCGTTTAGAAAAAGGGGATCATATAAAGTTTGATCCAAAATACTTGGAAGAGCTTCGTACAACAAACGAGTTCTCCACAGCAAGTCAATTAATTCGCAGGCTGGAGCAGAGCTTACATCTATATATACCAAATGATGAGATAGGCTATATTACGATGCATCTGATGGGAGCTAAACTTCGTGTAGAGCAAAATTATATGATAGAGGATTCAAGTATGGATACCGCTTATATCGCTAAAGAATTAATCTCGTATGTCAGTCATCGTCTCCATGTGGGTCTATCAGAAAACTTCTCGCTGTTAAATGATTTAGTTACCCATTTAAAGCCGGCAGTTTATCGAATTAAGCAAGGTATGAATATAAAAAACCCAATGCTTGAGGAAATTGTCACAGATTATGAAGATCTATTTGAATTAATAAAGGAAGCTGTTACAGAGCTTTTCCCTGAAGTAGACTTTCCAGACGATGAAATAGGCTATTTGGTGCTTCATTTTGCCTCAGCATTGCTTTCCGGAGAATGGGAAGTTGATCTGCGTGCACTGGTTATTTGCTCAAGTGGAATTGGAACAGCAAAGATTTTGGCAAGTCGGCTTATGCAAAAGATACCCGAAATCAAACAGGTCGACAATCGCTCCATGTTTGAAGTAGAGGATATAAAGGCTGGTTATGATTTGGTTGTTTCGACCATTCCATTAAAAGAGGATGAAAACGACTATATTTTAGTATCACCAATGCTACAGCAGGACGAAGTGGAACGTATTAAAAGGTGGGTGCGAAAGCAAAAGCTTCAAAAGATAAACAAAAAGAAGCCGCAACAGGAAAAAGGAGAACAATCAAATGCTTATACCGAGAAGCTAACTGTCATGCAAAAGTATTCGGGGATCACTATCCGTTTATTAGATGCTTTTCGAATAACCCATCTTCCAGAAAAGGCATCATTATTGAATGTTTTAGAGAAGGCTTGTAAACAGCTTGCAGATGAAAAAGTCATCACAGATGAAAAAAAGGTTATTCAAAAGTTAATTGAAAGGGAACAGATTAGTGGACTTGGTATTCCTGATAAATCTCTTGCCTTATACCATACCCGGGACGATGCAATAGATAAAGCGAGCTTTACAGTATACGCCCTAAAGGAAGCAGTTACAGTAAAGGGAATGGATGGAAGTGATCAATCTATTACACGCATCCTTCTCATGCTTGCCCCAAAGGAAATAGAACAGGAAAGCTTAGAAGTATTAAGTTTTTTAAGTAGTCTTCTTATTCAGAGTGATAGCATAACTCGTCTCTTTGAGAGTGGTAAGGAAACAGAGATAAGAGAGTACTTATCGGAGCAGTTTTTTAATTTTATTCAACAAAAAGCTTAA
- a CDS encoding PTS mannitol transporter subunit IICB, whose translation MAENNGVRAKVQRFGSYLSGMIMPNIGAFIAWGIITALFIPDGWLPNKQLAELVGPMITYLLPLLIGFTGGRIVYDIRGGVVGATATMGVIVGAEIPMFLGAMVMGPLGGYLIKKVDQLFLDKIRSGFEMLYNNFSAGILAAFLAIAASLGIGPVVESLNQILAAGVEAIIGAGLIPLANIIIEPAKILFLNNAINHGILSPIGIEQASETGKSILFLLEANPGPGLGILLAFTIFGKGMSKSSAPGAALIHFVGGIHEIYFPYVLMKPALVLAAIGGGISGVFTLTLFDAGLRAPASPGSIIAVLAMTEKGSYVGVILSVIIATAVSFLIAAIILKTSKTEEADLTAAAGKMEEMKGKKSSVAGTFANTEQEEQQVVKKSNDNVDKIIFACDAGMGSSAMGASLLKNKFKKADIDIAVTNKAINDIPEDADIVITHKDLTTRAKDKMPEAEHISVENFLNSPAYDDLVNRFK comes from the coding sequence ATGGCTGAGAATAATGGGGTTCGTGCCAAGGTTCAACGCTTTGGTAGTTATTTAAGTGGTATGATTATGCCGAATATCGGTGCATTTATTGCGTGGGGGATTATTACTGCCTTATTTATCCCGGATGGCTGGTTGCCAAATAAGCAGCTGGCTGAGTTAGTTGGCCCAATGATCACTTACTTGTTACCTTTGTTAATTGGTTTTACTGGTGGACGAATTGTATATGATATTCGTGGTGGAGTTGTAGGTGCAACTGCGACGATGGGAGTTATCGTTGGCGCAGAGATACCTATGTTTTTAGGTGCTATGGTTATGGGGCCACTTGGTGGTTATTTGATTAAAAAAGTGGACCAATTGTTCCTTGATAAAATTCGTTCAGGCTTTGAAATGCTATATAATAACTTTTCAGCTGGGATTTTGGCGGCATTCTTAGCTATTGCAGCTTCGCTTGGAATTGGACCAGTCGTAGAATCGTTGAATCAAATTCTGGCAGCAGGAGTAGAAGCAATTATTGGTGCTGGATTAATTCCGCTGGCAAACATCATTATTGAACCAGCGAAAATTCTGTTCTTAAATAATGCAATCAATCACGGTATTTTAAGTCCAATTGGAATCGAACAGGCTTCAGAAACTGGAAAGTCCATCCTGTTCTTATTAGAAGCAAACCCAGGACCTGGATTAGGAATTTTATTAGCATTTACTATTTTCGGGAAAGGTATGTCGAAGAGCTCTGCACCAGGAGCAGCGTTAATCCACTTTGTTGGTGGTATTCATGAAATTTACTTCCCATATGTGCTAATGAAGCCTGCACTTGTATTAGCAGCTATTGGTGGGGGAATTAGTGGTGTCTTCACATTGACTTTGTTTGATGCTGGGTTACGTGCACCTGCCTCTCCAGGAAGTATTATTGCCGTCCTTGCAATGACAGAGAAGGGGAGCTATGTCGGAGTTATATTAAGTGTGATCATCGCGACAGCAGTTTCATTCCTAATCGCTGCAATTATCTTAAAGACAAGCAAAACAGAAGAAGCGGATTTGACTGCTGCAGCTGGTAAAATGGAAGAAATGAAAGGGAAGAAGAGCTCCGTAGCAGGAACGTTCGCTAACACGGAACAAGAGGAACAACAGGTTGTTAAAAAATCAAATGATAATGTCGATAAAATTATCTTTGCCTGTGATGCCGGTATGGGCTCTAGTGCAATGGGTGCTTCGTTATTGAAGAACAAATTTAAAAAAGCTGATATCGATATTGCCGTAACAAACAAGGCGATAAATGACATTCCTGAAGATGCCGATATTGTCATCACCCATAAGGATTTGACTACAAGAGCAAAAGACAAAATGCCGGAAGCAGAACATATTTCCGTAGAGAACTTCTTAAATAGTCCTGCATATGACGACTTAGTGAACCGTTTTAAATAA
- a CDS encoding secondary thiamine-phosphate synthase enzyme YjbQ: MNKEFHIQTHSHSEMLDITHEIEGWVKEQGIQEGIAIVSSLHTTAGITVNENADPDVKTDMLMRLDKTYPWTHPQDKHAEGNTAAHLKTSTVGHAQMLIISEGELVLGTWQGVYFCEFDGPRHRKYHVKVIADK; the protein is encoded by the coding sequence ATGAACAAAGAATTTCATATTCAAACACACTCGCATTCTGAGATGTTGGATATTACACATGAAATCGAGGGATGGGTAAAGGAACAAGGTATTCAGGAAGGCATTGCAATTGTTTCCTCTCTTCATACTACAGCTGGAATTACTGTAAATGAAAATGCGGATCCGGATGTAAAAACAGATATGCTGATGCGCCTTGATAAGACCTACCCATGGACACATCCACAAGACAAGCATGCAGAAGGAAATACGGCTGCACATCTTAAAACAAGCACAGTTGGTCATGCTCAGATGTTAATTATTTCAGAGGGAGAGCTGGTGCTTGGCACATGGCAAGGCGTGTACTTTTGTGAATTTGATGGACCTCGTCATCGTAAATACCATGTAAAAGTTATCGCTGACAAATAA